One region of Cydia fagiglandana chromosome 17, ilCydFagi1.1, whole genome shotgun sequence genomic DNA includes:
- the LOC134672965 gene encoding fumarylacetoacetase codes for MEGNTDTPNDFPIENLPYGVFTGPLNETVKHIGVAYGNIVIDLNHIAKFFDGPLLKDQQHVFKQESLNAFMGLTRAHWVEARETIQRLIRTNELFTASHDKRPTVQMRFVKMHVPVDIGDYTDFYSSIHHATNVGIMFRSKENALMPNWKYLPVGYHGRASSIVVSGTPITRPYGQTLPVEGAAPHFGPCRLMDFELEMGCFVGGPPTALGQRVTAQEAEDRIFGFVLMNDWSARDIQKWEYVPLGPFTSKNLGTSISPWIVTVDALRPFICDNFPQDPEPFPYLKHNDNFNFDIKLEVDLKPEDSSAYTTICRSNFKYMYWTVKQQLAQQTITGCNLKPGDLLGSGTISGETPDSYGSMLELSWKGTKPLRLLNGQERKFLQDGDTVVLRGYCDNGELRIGFGSCEGKLLPAVPFTQ; via the exons ATGGAAGGAAACACAGACACTCCTAATGATTTCCCCATAGAAAATCTACCATACGGAGTCTTTACCGGCCCTCTGAAT GAAACTGTGAAACATATTGGTGTTGCATATGGAAACATTGTTATAGATTTAAATCACATCGCTAAATTCTTTGACGGGCCGCTTCTAAAGGATCAACAACATGTTTTTAAG CAAGAGAGCCTCAACGCTTTCATGGGCCTTACCAGAGCACACTGGGTGGAAGCGAGGGAAACTATCCAGAGACTTATCAGGACTAATGAGTTATTTACAGCTTCTCACGACAAACG GCCCACCGTTCAGATGAGGTTCGTTAAGATGCACGTACCCGTGGATATTGGGGACTACACCGACTTCTATTCTTCCATCCACCACGCGACCAACGTGGGCATCATGTTCCGCAGCAAGGAGAACGCGCTTATGCCCAACTG GAAATATCTTCCGGTGGGTTATCACGGACGGGCAAGCTCCATCGTTGTTTCAGGAACACCTATAACTAGGCCTTATGGACAAACATTGCCTGTTGAAG GAGCCGCTCCGCACTTCGGTCCGTGTCGTCTCATGGACTTCGAGCTGGAGATGGGGTGCTTCGTCGGCGGTCCGCCCACCGCCTTGGGTCAGCGCGTTACTGCTCAGGAAGCTGAGGACAGGATCTTCGGATTCGTGCTGATGAATGACTGGAGTG CACGTGACATCCAAAAATGGGAGTACGTGCCTCTAGGGCCTTTCACGTCGAAGAACCTCGGCACCTCCATATCGCCGTGGATAGTCACGGTGGATGCGCTCCGACCTTTCATCTGCGATAACTTCCCGCAGGACCCAGAGCCCTTCCCGTATCTCAAGCATAATGATAACTTCAACTTTGATATCAAGCTTGAAGTGGATTTGAAGC CGGAGGACTCCTCGGCTTACACAACGATTTGCCGATCCAACTTCAAGTATATGTACTGGACGGTAAAGCAGCAGTTAGCACAGCAGACCATCACTGGCTGCAACTTGAAGCCCGGAGACTTGCTCGGCTCTGGAACCATCAGTGGGGAA ACTCCAGACTCTTACGGAAGCATGTTAGAGCTCTCCTGGAAGGGCACCAAGCCGCTCCGCTTGCTGAACGGGCAGGAGCGCAAATTCCTTCAAGACGGCGACACGGTCGTACTTCGCGGGTATTGCGACAACGGAGAGCTACGCATCGGCTTTGGCAGCTGTGAGGGAAAACTGCTGCCTGCTGTGCCTTTTACCCAATAA